Proteins co-encoded in one Nicotiana sylvestris chromosome 7, ASM39365v2, whole genome shotgun sequence genomic window:
- the LOC138872846 gene encoding uncharacterized protein, with the protein MATETRSEISFQDAATVARRVEMVLSHGNGQGSDKRLHHSGGFSGVSFGGRGTISVCSRDASVLFDPESTYSYVSSYFALYLVVPRDSLRAHVYVSTLVGDFIIVDHVYHLCVVIIGGLETSVDLLLLDMVDFDDILGIDWLLPYHAILECHAKTMTLALLGFPRLEWRRTPGHFTSRVISYMNVRRMVEKGRLAYFAYVRNSNTEVPSTDSVLVVHEFPKLFPADLSGMPLNMDIDFCVDLAPGTQPIFIPPYCMTPPELKELKEQL; encoded by the exons ATGGCTACGGAGacaaggagtgagatttctttccaagatGCAGCCACTGTGGCcagacgagttgagatggttctatctcATGGGaatggtcaggggtctgacaagaggctgCATCACTCTGGTGGATTCAGTGGGGTCTCATTTGGAGGtcgag GTActatttcagtttgcagtagagatgcttcagttctatttgatccagagtctacatactcctatgtgtcatcttattttgctttatatttggttgtgcctcgtgattctttaagGGCTCACGTGTATGTTTCCACGCTGGTGGGGGATTTTATTATTGTAGATCATGTCTATCAtttgtgtgtggttattattgggggtcttgagactagcgtagatctcctacttcttgatatggttgattttgatgacaTTTTAGGGATAGATTGGCTCTTaccttatcatgccatattggaatgtcacgccaagaccatgaCCTTAGCATTGCTGGGTtttcctcgattagagtggagaaggactcctggtcattttactagtagggttatctcttatatgaatgttcgacgtatggtcgagaaggggcgTTTGGCTTATTTCGCTTATGTTCGTAATTCTAATACAGAGGTTCCTTCCACGGATTCTGTACTAGTTGTTCATGAGTTCCCAAAattatttcctgcagacctgtcggggatgccactcaacatggatattgacttttgcgttgatttggctccgggtactCAGCCTATTTTTATTCCGCCATACTGCATgaccccgccagagttgaaagagttgaaggagcagttgtag